In the Geobacter sp. FeAm09 genome, one interval contains:
- a CDS encoding thiazole synthase yields the protein MTTHNDTWTIAGREFTSRLMVGTGKYASFQQTAEALEASGAEIITVAVRRVNLDRSKESLLDYIDPKKYTLLPNTAGCYTADDAVRTCRLAREAGMSDFVKLEVLGDEKTLFPDNEELLKAARILVKEGFTVLPYTSDDVIMCRKLEDIGCAAVMPLGAPIGSGLGIRNPYNIRIILETVKIPVIVDAGVGSASDAAVAMELGCAGVLMNTAIAGAQDPIAMARAMKLAVEAGRLSYKAGRIPRKLYANASSPLDGMIT from the coding sequence ATGACAACCCACAACGATACCTGGACGATCGCCGGCCGCGAGTTCACCTCCCGCCTGATGGTGGGCACCGGCAAGTACGCCAGCTTCCAGCAGACGGCCGAGGCCCTGGAGGCCTCGGGGGCCGAGATCATCACCGTGGCGGTGCGGCGGGTCAACCTGGACCGGAGCAAGGAATCGCTCCTGGATTACATCGATCCCAAGAAATACACCCTGCTCCCCAATACCGCCGGCTGCTACACGGCCGACGACGCCGTGCGCACCTGCCGCCTGGCCCGGGAGGCGGGCATGTCGGATTTCGTCAAGCTCGAGGTGCTGGGGGACGAGAAGACCCTGTTCCCGGACAACGAGGAGCTGCTCAAGGCGGCCCGGATCCTGGTCAAGGAGGGCTTTACCGTGCTCCCCTACACCAGCGACGACGTGATCATGTGCCGGAAGCTGGAGGATATCGGCTGCGCCGCGGTCATGCCCCTGGGAGCCCCCATCGGCAGCGGCCTGGGCATCCGCAACCCCTACAACATCAGGATCATCCTGGAGACGGTCAAGATCCCGGTGATCGTGGACGCCGGGGTCGGCTCGGCCTCCGATGCGGCCGTCGCCATGGAGCTGGGCTGTGCCGGCGTGCTCATGAACACCGCCATCGCCGGGGCCCAGGACCCCATCGCCATGGCCCGCGCCATGAAGCTGGCCGTGGAGGCGGGGCGGCTTTCCTACAAGGCCGGCAGGATTCCCCGCAAGCTCTATGCGAACGCATCCAGCCCACTGGACGGCATGATCACCTAG
- the thiS gene encoding sulfur carrier protein ThiS, giving the protein MHITLNGETVAIAEGSTVAGLLEHLRLPRERVAVEVNLDIVPKAAYDGHGLAEGDRIEIVHFVGGG; this is encoded by the coding sequence ATGCACATTACACTGAATGGCGAGACGGTCGCCATCGCCGAGGGGAGCACGGTCGCCGGGCTTCTGGAGCATCTGCGGCTCCCGCGCGAACGGGTGGCGGTGGAGGTCAACCTGGACATCGTCCCCAAGGCGGCCTACGACGGCCACGGGCTTGCGGAGGGGGACCGGATCGAGATCGTCCACTTCGTGGGCGGAGGATGA
- a CDS encoding PilZ domain-containing protein, which yields MTEKRIIGRLKKRLTIRFGIDSASRVAFSEDLSATGMFIKTANVCPPNSRIRIEFTVDDHLVQVDARVMWAKKVPQNLFHLVKKSGMGVRFLRFQAGEEHFQRFLGAV from the coding sequence ATGACCGAAAAGAGGATTATAGGGCGTCTTAAAAAGCGTTTAACCATCCGTTTCGGCATAGACAGCGCCAGCCGCGTGGCATTCAGCGAGGACCTGTCGGCAACCGGCATGTTCATCAAAACCGCCAATGTCTGTCCACCCAACAGCAGAATCAGAATCGAGTTTACCGTCGATGACCATCTGGTTCAGGTAGACGCCCGGGTCATGTGGGCGAAGAAAGTGCCGCAAAACCTCTTCCATCTGGTCAAAAAAAGCGGCATGGGGGTGCGTTTTCTGCGCTTCCAGGCCGGCGAAGAACACTTCCAGCGGTTTCTCGGGGCGGTATGA
- a CDS encoding AAA family ATPase, whose amino-acid sequence MCKKIFIAATGQHCGKTTISLSLMHLARKKYERVGFIKPIGPKCVEYNGLTMDMDAAMMASVYGLDEDAHLMSPMTLTPGSTRKYLDGKITPEMPRRLITDAIRELERKYDFLIIEGAGHGGVGSVVGANNAQVANMAGAPVLMVTNGGIGNVIDAVELNLALYEREKADVRVVMVNKLLPEKRERSLAYLKKAFDGSSLLVTSAFDYSPILAHPTLQHVAEMLGLPLRGNPDEKSRLCHTIQLGAASSQRVIDHLEDSTLLIVTSSRDELIVTASSLHHIPDFKKRLTGLVISGHAPMSLITQQILDDSKVPYIRVEETSSEVFYRLREHVSKIGPDDREKIELINSTSERYIDFAAIDALL is encoded by the coding sequence GTGTGCAAAAAGATCTTCATAGCCGCCACCGGCCAGCATTGCGGAAAAACCACCATCAGCCTGTCGCTCATGCATCTGGCCCGCAAGAAGTATGAGCGGGTCGGCTTCATCAAGCCGATCGGCCCCAAATGCGTGGAGTACAACGGCCTGACCATGGATATGGATGCCGCCATGATGGCCAGCGTTTACGGCCTGGACGAGGACGCGCACCTCATGTCCCCCATGACCCTGACGCCCGGCTCGACCAGGAAATACCTGGACGGCAAGATCACCCCGGAAATGCCCCGCAGGCTCATCACCGACGCGATCCGCGAACTGGAGCGGAAATACGACTTCCTCATCATCGAGGGGGCCGGCCACGGCGGGGTCGGATCGGTGGTCGGGGCGAACAATGCCCAGGTGGCGAACATGGCGGGGGCGCCGGTGCTCATGGTCACCAACGGCGGCATCGGCAACGTGATCGACGCCGTGGAGTTGAACCTGGCGCTCTATGAGCGGGAAAAGGCCGACGTCCGGGTCGTCATGGTCAACAAGCTGCTGCCGGAAAAACGCGAACGGTCCCTGGCCTATCTGAAAAAGGCCTTTGACGGCAGCAGTCTGCTGGTGACGAGCGCCTTCGATTACAGCCCGATCCTGGCCCATCCGACCCTGCAGCATGTGGCCGAGATGCTCGGCCTGCCGCTCAGGGGGAATCCGGACGAGAAAAGCCGCCTCTGCCATACCATCCAGTTGGGGGCGGCATCGTCGCAGCGGGTCATCGACCATCTGGAGGACTCCACGCTGCTCATCGTGACCAGTTCGCGGGACGAGTTGATCGTCACCGCCTCTTCGCTGCACCATATACCGGATTTCAAAAAGCGCCTGACCGGCCTGGTCATCAGCGGCCATGCCCCCATGTCGCTCATCACCCAGCAGATCCTCGACGACAGCAAGGTTCCCTATATCCGCGTCGAGGAGACCTCTTCGGAGGTCTTCTACCGCCTCAGGGAGCATGTCTCGAAGATCGGGCCGGATGATCGGGAAAAAATCGAACTGATCAACTCCACTTCGGAACGCTACATCGACTTTGCGGCTATCGATGCCCTCTTGTAA
- a CDS encoding flagellar FlbD family protein, with amino-acid sequence MIPLTRLDKQVMYVNPDHIVSIEETPDTVITLFNGYHFIVKEPAADIITKVVAFRARIIRRAGGPAGKKYLARAKKNLFRSATLNRDSSITNRDEHERVPFHSQEF; translated from the coding sequence ATGATTCCATTGACCCGTCTGGACAAGCAGGTGATGTATGTCAATCCCGACCACATCGTCAGTATCGAGGAAACCCCCGATACGGTCATAACACTCTTCAATGGCTACCACTTCATCGTCAAGGAACCCGCCGCCGACATCATCACCAAGGTGGTGGCGTTCCGCGCCAGGATCATCCGGCGTGCCGGGGGTCCCGCCGGCAAGAAGTACCTCGCCAGGGCGAAAAAGAATCTTTTCCGCAGCGCCACGTTGAACAGAGACAGTTCCATCACCAATCGCGACGAGCACGAGCGCGTTCCATTTCACAGCCAGGAATTCTAG
- a CDS encoding flagellar motor protein, whose product MDIATLIGLLMGFGAVFGGAALEGLHMSALIQPTAALIVLGGTFGATFVSFPLPAIIKAFKDVKNAFLPPKVDHEAVVKDIINYATKARRNGLISLEQEAQSAKDPFIKKGISLVVDGIDPQKLRETLEADIMSYEDHTKHSAEFFEAAGGYSPTIGIIGAVLGLIHVMSNLSDTSKLGAGIAVAFVATIYGLMVANIVCIPMGTKLKIRMKEEVLRRVMILEGLIAIQNGENPHFIEQKLKAFVGAH is encoded by the coding sequence ATGGATATAGCAACACTTATAGGTTTGTTAATGGGATTCGGTGCCGTCTTCGGCGGCGCTGCTTTGGAAGGGTTGCACATGAGCGCCCTGATCCAGCCGACCGCAGCCCTGATCGTTCTTGGCGGCACCTTTGGCGCCACGTTCGTGAGCTTCCCGCTGCCCGCCATCATCAAGGCCTTCAAGGATGTCAAAAACGCCTTCCTCCCCCCCAAGGTGGACCATGAGGCGGTCGTCAAGGACATCATCAACTATGCCACCAAGGCGCGGCGCAACGGTCTCATCTCGCTGGAGCAGGAGGCCCAGTCGGCCAAGGACCCCTTCATAAAGAAAGGGATCTCGCTGGTGGTCGACGGCATCGACCCGCAAAAACTGCGGGAAACCCTGGAAGCCGACATCATGTCCTACGAAGACCACACCAAACATAGTGCGGAGTTCTTCGAAGCGGCCGGCGGTTACTCCCCGACCATCGGTATCATCGGCGCCGTCCTCGGCCTGATTCACGTCATGAGCAACCTTTCCGACACCTCCAAACTGGGGGCCGGCATCGCCGTGGCCTTTGTCGCCACGATCTACGGCCTGATGGTGGCCAACATCGTCTGCATCCCCATGGGCACCAAGCTCAAGATCCGCATGAAGGAAGAGGTGTTGCGGCGGGTCATGATCCTGGAAGGGCTGATCGCCATCCAGAACGGTGAAAACCCGCACTTCATCGAACAGAAGCTCAAAGCCTTTGTAGGCGCCCACTAA
- a CDS encoding OmpA family protein — MALKREPEKHPNHERWLVSYGDFITLLFAVFVTLYAMSQTDKKKVEEVMQSLQQSFGMVTAGAPAPKINVIQSKPISVIPTIKPEMSIAPSGRARSGQARTRAEEKDFRQIKSSIEAYLVKQGAQSKVNLTITRRGLIVSLKEAGFFDSGQAQIKQSAYELLNTIAEVMTQYNNPLRIEGHTDNIPISTAQFPSNWELSASRATNVLKYLLKYYDAEPEKISATGYGEFRPVTDNSTPENRAKNRRVDMVLLSGDGERGEP, encoded by the coding sequence ATGGCACTAAAGCGAGAACCCGAAAAACATCCGAACCACGAGCGCTGGCTCGTCTCCTACGGTGACTTCATCACCCTCCTGTTCGCGGTGTTCGTTACCCTGTACGCCATGTCCCAGACCGACAAGAAGAAGGTCGAAGAGGTCATGCAGTCGCTGCAGCAGTCCTTCGGCATGGTCACCGCCGGGGCGCCCGCCCCCAAGATCAACGTCATCCAGTCCAAGCCGATCAGCGTCATACCGACCATCAAGCCGGAGATGTCCATTGCCCCCTCCGGGAGAGCGCGGAGCGGCCAGGCCCGCACCCGTGCCGAGGAGAAGGATTTCCGCCAGATCAAGTCTTCCATCGAGGCCTACCTGGTCAAACAGGGCGCCCAAAGCAAGGTCAACCTCACCATTACCCGGCGGGGCCTGATCGTCAGCCTCAAGGAGGCCGGTTTTTTCGATTCCGGCCAGGCCCAAATCAAGCAGAGCGCCTATGAACTGCTCAACACCATCGCCGAGGTCATGACCCAGTACAACAATCCCCTGCGGATTGAGGGGCATACGGACAACATTCCCATCAGCACCGCCCAGTTCCCGTCCAACTGGGAGCTGTCCGCCTCCCGCGCCACCAATGTCCTCAAGTACCTCCTCAAATACTACGATGCGGAGCCCGAAAAGATCTCCGCCACCGGATACGGGGAATTCCGCCCGGTCACGGACAACTCCACGCCGGAAAACCGCGCCAAGAACCGCCGCGTGGATATGGTCCTGCTTTCCGGGGATGGCGAGCGCGGCGAGCCCTAA
- the ttcA gene encoding tRNA 2-thiocytidine(32) synthetase TtcA translates to MTLALDEFKNRGLLRKLRHGVGRAVADFGLIEEGDRVAVAVSGGKDSYTLLLLLEELRRRAPVSFEIVAVNIDSGYPGYRTDVIERFLRENGFTYRMVPTGHYALIQEKRRPGSSYCSICARFKRGALYTAAQELGCNKLALGHHQDDFVETLLLNQFFVGSLKSMAASMLADNGETVVIRPLVYLPEEDIIRFSREAALPVVCCCCPVCGTADLQRKRMKRLLKELEKDIPHVKNSLLKAISNVHPRHLLDRRLQAAIPDPCASLPLDGTDGHQG, encoded by the coding sequence ATGACGTTGGCGCTTGACGAATTCAAAAACAGAGGACTTCTCAGGAAGCTGCGGCATGGGGTCGGCCGGGCCGTTGCCGATTTTGGCCTGATCGAGGAGGGGGACCGGGTCGCCGTGGCGGTGTCGGGAGGGAAGGATTCCTATACCCTGTTGCTGCTGCTGGAGGAATTGCGGCGGCGCGCGCCCGTTTCATTCGAGATTGTGGCGGTGAACATCGATTCCGGGTATCCCGGCTACCGCACGGACGTCATCGAGCGGTTCCTGCGGGAGAACGGTTTCACCTACCGCATGGTGCCCACCGGGCATTACGCCCTTATTCAGGAAAAGCGCCGGCCCGGCTCATCCTACTGTTCCATCTGTGCGCGCTTCAAGCGTGGCGCCCTCTATACGGCAGCCCAGGAATTGGGCTGCAACAAGCTGGCCCTGGGGCACCATCAGGACGATTTCGTCGAGACGCTGTTGCTGAACCAGTTCTTTGTCGGCTCGCTCAAGTCCATGGCAGCCTCCATGCTGGCGGACAACGGCGAGACCGTGGTGATCAGGCCGCTGGTGTATCTGCCCGAGGAGGATATCATCCGCTTTTCCCGGGAAGCCGCCCTGCCGGTGGTCTGTTGCTGCTGCCCGGTCTGCGGCACCGCCGACCTGCAGCGCAAGCGGATGAAACGCCTTCTGAAGGAGTTGGAAAAGGATATCCCCCACGTCAAGAACAGCCTGTTGAAGGCAATTTCAAACGTACACCCCCGCCACCTTCTTGACCGGCGATTGCAGGCAGCCATCCCGGACCCGTGCGCGTCCCTCCCGCTTGACGGCACGGATGGGCACCAGGGCTGA